A genomic window from Lycium barbarum isolate Lr01 chromosome 4, ASM1917538v2, whole genome shotgun sequence includes:
- the LOC132638692 gene encoding cysteine-rich repeat secretory protein 38-like, whose amino-acid sequence MASSKLVSCLFFLSSITILAQTVISTNPLFHFCSKSGNFTANSYYAQNLKNLLGDLYLKTPLTGFSTSSIGQNYDKTNGLSLCRGDVLSDDCKSCVLDASEELGKRCPYDKEAIIWYDNCLLKYSDKDFLGKIDNTYKFYMWNLRVVSNPEYFNAKTKELLGNLAENAYKKKNLYATGETKIEENKKLYGLVQCTRDLTNEDCKKCLDGIITELPSCCDGKEGGRVVGGSCNFRYEIYPFINTP is encoded by the coding sequence ATGGCTTCCTCAAAGTTAGTCTCTTGTCTATTTTTTCTTTCATCCATTACAATTCTTGCACAAACAGTGATTTCAACAAATCCACTCTTCCATTTTTGTTCAAAATCAGGAAATTTCACAGCCAATAGTTACTATGCACAAAATTTGAAAAATCTCTTAGGTGATCTCTACTTAAAAACTCCCCTAACAGGGTTCTCAACTAGCTCAATTGGCCAAAATTATGATAAAACAAATGGACTCTCTCTATGCCGCGGTGATGTTTTAAGTGATGATTGCAAGTCCTGTGTATTAGATGCTAGTGAAGAACTTGGAAAACGTTGTCCTTATGATAAAGAAGCCATCATATGGTACGATAATTGTCTTTTGAAATATTCCGACAAAGattttctaggaaaaattgataaTACGTACAAGTTTTACATGTGGAATCTTCGCGTTGTTAGTAACCCTGAATATTTCAATGCAAAGACTAAGGAGTTGTTGGGAAACTTAGCTGAAAATGCTTATAAAAAGAAGAATTTGTATGCAACTGGAGAAACAAAGATTGAAGAAAATAAGAAATTGTATGGATTGGTGCAGTGTACAAGAGATCTTACTAATGAGGATTGTAAGAAGTGTCTTGATGGTATTATTACTGAACTTCCAAGTTGTTGTGATGGAAAAGAAGGTGGACGAGTTGTTGGTGGGAGTTGTAACTTTAGATATGAAATTTATCCTTTTATTAATACTCCTTAG